The window GGCCGCATCATCGGCCTCACCAGCTCGGTCGGCGCCGCGCCGCGTCCTTACTGGGGCGCCTATTCCTCGACCAAGGCCGCATTCGAGAACCTGCTCGAAACCTATGCCGCCGAAGTCGAGCGCCTGTCGCCCCTTCGCGTGGCGATCATCGATCCCGGCGCAACCCGCACCGAAATGCGCGCCCGCGCCTATCCGGGCGAGGATGCCTCCACCGTCAAGCCGCCCGAAACCGTGGCGAACCGGTTGGTCACGCTGCTGGTGGACGGTTTCGACAGCCTCCACCGCGAGCGCGTTAGCTAAAAAATTATCCTGCTTTTCCAATTCCCTAAAAGCTTGTTAAGCTGACAGGGTAACGATTTGTTAAGGCTTGCGATGGCATGGCTCATCAAAGACCGCGCTGCGTCCGGCGGCGACGGCTCGCGAGATGAGGTAGACAGCGATGCCCCTGGATCACGATCCCTATCGCCTGGCTGCGCAGGAAGATCGCTGCAGCCCGCGCACGCGCCTGACCATTCCGGCCACGCTTCGCGCATCGGGCGGACGCGCCTTCCAGAGCGTCGTCCACGATCTGTCGATCTCGGGCTTCTCGGCCGCTTCGATCAACCGCATGCACGAAGGCCAGCTGTGCTGGCTGACCCTGCCCGGCCTCGAATCGCTTCAGGCCGAGGTCGTGTGGTGGGACAACTGCATCGTCGGCTGCGCCTTCTCGGAGCTGCTGAGCCCGATCGTGCACGACAACATCCTGCAGCGTTACAGCAATGTCGGGGTCTATCGTCAGGTGATCTGAGTGGGAGCGCTCACGCGCCCCCGACCCATCACTTGGCTTCGGCTGCCACCTTGCGGCTGAGATCGAGGAACTGGCCCCGCTCCGGCCCGCCGCTCGCCGTCTTCCAATTGCCGATATAGGCGAACACGACCTGCTTGTCGGGGAACAGGGTGATCGCCTGCCCGAAGATCCCCTGCGCGCCATAGGTGCCCTGCGGGTAGGTCCACCACTGATAGCCATAACCGAAGCCGCTTGTGCCGAAGTCCACCGCGCTGTCGGTCGCTGCGGCAAACCAGCCCTCCGGCACCGCGCCCTTCCCGCCTTCGAGCGCGAATTGCCCCATCCGTGCATAGTCCGACAGGGTGATCGACAGGCAGCACCCGCCGATATTGCCGCCGCGCGGATCGACCATCCAGAACAGCCCGCTTTCAAAGCCCGCCGGATCGACGATCTTGGCCTTGGCATATTCGGCCAGCGGCTTGCCCACGGCATTTTCCACCAGCACGCCGATGAGGTTGGTCTCGCCGGTCTTGTAGACCCACTTCGCCCCCGGTTCCGCCTCGCGCGGGAGCGCCTTCATCTGGGCGACAATCGCATCGGCGCCATATTCGACCACGAAGCGGTTCATCTGCGCCACATCGGACTTGGGATCGGTGTAATCCTCGTTCCACTTCACGCCGCTCGTCATGGTGGCGAGCTGGCGCACAGTGACGCCCTCGTAGGCCGAGCCCGCAAGGCCCGGGATATACTTCGTCACCGGATCATCGAGGCTGGCGATGAACCCGTCCTTTACCGCCGCACCGAGCAGGGTCGAGGTGAAGCTCTTGGCGACCGAGAAGCTCGTCCAGCGATCCTTCGGGCCCATGCCGAGGGCATATTCCTCGTGCACCACCTTGCCATCGGCGAGCACCATCACACCGGCGGTCTTGGTCGCCTGCATCAGCGCAGTGATCTCGGCCTGAAGCGCGGGGCTCAGCGGCGTACCCTTGGGCAGCGCGCGGATGACCTTGGCGGCGGGAACTTCGTGACCGGCGAACCACTGCTCCATCGCGCGGAAACGTTCGGCGCGCTGGGCATCGCTCCAGAACAGCACCTGAAGGTCGGACTGGTCGCGCGCCGGCGGCTGGGTCAGCGTCACCTCGGGCGCGGCCGGGCCTTGCTCCTTTGCGCTGGCACCGGTGGCCGCCAGCAGTCCTGCCAGCACCAGCCCCGAAACCGCGTGTCTGATCCCGTTCATTGCTCTCTCCCGTCTTGTGTTGTTGCCGCAGGGCATAGGCGGGAGCGGGCGGCGCGGGCAAGCCCCTGTCCTGTCCTTGGCGTCAACTGTCCTTCAGGGTCTTCAATGCCGCCAGCGCGCGTTCGCGGGCGGCACGGTGCGCAACGATCTTGCGCGGATAGCCCGCAGGACGGCGGCCGAACTCTTCAGGGTCGTGGACATATGGCTCCTCCAAGCCCTTGAGTTCAGACACATAGGTGCGGATATAACGCGCCGCATCGAACTTTTCCGACTGCGAGAGCGGCGCCATGATCCGGCTGAACATGTTGGAATCGACGCCCGTCCCCGCCGTCCACTGCCAGTTGGTGGCGTTGGAGGCGTAGTCGGCATCGCAGAGCGTATCCCAGAACCATTTCTCCCCCTCGCGCCAGTCGATCAGCAGGTGCTTGATGAGGAAGCTCGCGGTGATCATCCGCACGCGGTTATGCATCCAGCCTGTCTGCCACAGCTGGCGCATCCCGGCATCGACGATCGGGTAGCCGGTGCGGCCCTCTTGCCATGCCTTGAGATCGCGCGCGGCGGCGGGATCGGTCGCAGGATCGCGCCAGGGAAAGCGGTCGAAATCCTCGCGATAGTTCTGCGTCGCGTATGTCGGGAATTGCAGCACCGCATTGGCCGAATAGTCGCGCCAGATCAGCTCGCCCTCAAAGGTTTCCCAGCCTTTGGAAGTGTGGTCTTTCAGGGCGTGCCAGATCTGGATCGGCGAGATTTCGCCGAAGTGCAGATGCGGCGAGAGGCGCGAGACCTTGTCGACACTGGGCAGGTTGCGCTTGTCGTCATAGGCATCGACGTCCGCCTCCCATGCCGCGAGGCGGGCGTGGGCGGCGTCTTCACCGACCTCCCAGAACTCCGCCATGCCGCCCGACCAGTCGGGTTTGGTCGGGAGCAGGTTCCACGATGCAAGGTCGTCCGAGGGGGGCCAGTTGGCGGGC is drawn from Erythrobacter sp. and contains these coding sequences:
- a CDS encoding PilZ domain-containing protein, with the translated sequence MPLDHDPYRLAAQEDRCSPRTRLTIPATLRASGGRAFQSVVHDLSISGFSAASINRMHEGQLCWLTLPGLESLQAEVVWWDNCIVGCAFSELLSPIVHDNILQRYSNVGVYRQVI
- a CDS encoding serine hydrolase domain-containing protein: MNGIRHAVSGLVLAGLLAATGASAKEQGPAAPEVTLTQPPARDQSDLQVLFWSDAQRAERFRAMEQWFAGHEVPAAKVIRALPKGTPLSPALQAEITALMQATKTAGVMVLADGKVVHEEYALGMGPKDRWTSFSVAKSFTSTLLGAAVKDGFIASLDDPVTKYIPGLAGSAYEGVTVRQLATMTSGVKWNEDYTDPKSDVAQMNRFVVEYGADAIVAQMKALPREAEPGAKWVYKTGETNLIGVLVENAVGKPLAEYAKAKIVDPAGFESGLFWMVDPRGGNIGGCCLSITLSDYARMGQFALEGGKGAVPEGWFAAATDSAVDFGTSGFGYGYQWWTYPQGTYGAQGIFGQAITLFPDKQVVFAYIGNWKTASGGPERGQFLDLSRKVAAEAK
- a CDS encoding deoxyribodipyrimidine photo-lyase, whose translation is MSSPQIVWLRRDLRLADNPALYHAAKAGPVVAVYVLDDESPKHHAYGGASRWWLHHSLASLAKRLEARGSRLILRRGEAVAELTKLAQETGAATIHANCHYEPWWLNAERNLAKSLDLQLNHGNYLMVPGSITTGTGGQYKIYTPFSRAVRAELPPRDELPAPERLDAPANWPPSDDLASWNLLPTKPDWSGGMAEFWEVGEDAAHARLAAWEADVDAYDDKRNLPSVDKVSRLSPHLHFGEISPIQIWHALKDHTSKGWETFEGELIWRDYSANAVLQFPTYATQNYREDFDRFPWRDPATDPAAARDLKAWQEGRTGYPIVDAGMRQLWQTGWMHNRVRMITASFLIKHLLIDWREGEKWFWDTLCDADYASNATNWQWTAGTGVDSNMFSRIMAPLSQSEKFDAARYIRTYVSELKGLEEPYVHDPEEFGRRPAGYPRKIVAHRAARERALAALKTLKDS